Genomic DNA from Leishmania donovani BPK282A1 complete genome, chromosome 32:
CAGAGCTGGCGCACACGGCTGCAGACTGCACCCGCACATCGCCACCTCTCTCGTCCTTCGCACCCTTCTCGCGTAGCAGACGCCTTCGGCTCGCGTAAACGCATCTTTGCACGAGCGCAGACTCAGGGCCagcgaacaaaaaaaagaaaagaaagatgGAGGGGCATGCTCTGGGGAATGGCATCCAGGGCGCAGATCCACCTGGCGGAGCCGGTGGCTGGTCCTCTGGCGCCCCGACTCCCCTAAGTTTCACGCCCCCATTTGTGTCAGCGGTGCACCCGCCATGCGCGCCGCTGGTAGCCGTCTCCTCGCCCACTTCCAACAACAGTTTCGGTGCCGCAGTGGCAGATGGGCCACACATGATCCACGTGccgggcagcgcggcggagaATGTGAGCACCGGCCACCAAGCTTCGCACACTCCGTTGGCGTCTGCGTCTGGCTCCGCGGCGCACCGACCGACGTCGCAGGGCCCATTCCCGGCCGCCTCTACGCTGACATCCCCGTCGCTGGCGCTAACGGggtggcgcggtggcggtgcgggcGACAGCACTGATGATCCGAATGCGTCCTTCTCTGGTGCCACGACGACATCTGCCACGGACACAGGCGAGGACAGGGGCTTCAAATTTGAACGCGCGGGCAGGCGGCCCGTTACTCGTGTCGTCGACCCAACCGAGGTGCCGGCGCTCAAGTACACGATAGCGGTTTCTGTAACCCGGGATGGCAAAGAggtcgaggagctgctggaccCATTTGAACTGGGCCGCCTGTACGGCCAGAGGCAGGCGGCTCTCCGCAAGCTGAAGAGTCGTTACGACTTTCTTGCGGTGCCGGAGtgggtgcggctgcaccCGCTGCTTGGAACGTATTTCGCTGAGCTGGTCGGCACCTTTGGGTGGGTGCTCACTTTGGCGCTGGTGAGCGTGCGCAACGAGAGCATCTTCAGCATCTCCGACGCCACCAACAtgatgccgctgcccatCGGCTTCATGTTCACGAGTATGATCTTCACCTTCGGCTACATCTCCGGCTCTCACTTCAACCCTGCCGTGTCCATCGCCGTGTTTCTCGTGCGCCAGATGAAGGTGGCCCAGTGCTGTGCCTACATCCTTTGCCAGCTCAccggcggcctcgccgccggcgtcgtggcGATGATAATCCAGGGCAACAAGGACATCTTTGTGCCGTCGGTGTCGACTAGCTACGTCTCCTCCGGCATTTTCTCGGAGCTCATCTTTACCTTCGCTATGTGCCTTGTCGTGCTCAATATCGCCTACTCCCGCCAGTCTGGCCACTTCTTCTATGGCTTTGCTGTCGGTATGACAATCTCCGCCGGCTCAGCCAGCGCAGGGCGCATTTCTGGTGGCGCCTTCAACCCGGCTGCCGCGTCGGGGCTGCAGGTGGCCATGTGTCTAGCGGGCAGGTGCGACGACCTCAAGTCCATCTGGGTCTACTGGCTCGCCCCTGTCG
This window encodes:
- a CDS encoding aquaporin-like protein; translated protein: MEGHALGNGIQGADPPGGAGGWSSGAPTPLSFTPPFVSAVHPPCAPLVAVSSPTSNNSFGAAVADGPHMIHVPGSAAENVSTGHQASHTPLASASGSAAHRPTSQGPFPAASTLTSPSLALTGWRGGGAGDSTDDPNASFSGATTTSATDTGEDRGFKFERAGRRPVTRVVDPTEVPALKYTIAVSVTRDGKEVEELLDPFELGRLYGQRQAALRKLKSRYDFLAVPEWVRLHPLLGTYFAELVGTFGWVLTLALVSVRNESIFSISDATNMMPLPIGFMFTSMIFTFGYISGSHFNPAVSIAVFLVRQMKVAQCCAYILCQLTGGLAAGVVAMIIQGNKDIFVPSVSTSYVSSGIFSELIFTFAMCLVVLNIAYSRQSGHFFYGFAVGMTISAGSASAGRISGGAFNPAAASGLQVAMCLAGRCDDLKSIWVYWLAPVVGAILAAVLFSQMAQPAETQVLEDRKVFQNVSELHRQRMAAQALAIRATAGTTAAKSCAGSADETRPTSSSTSSERHTLSSSSSSSDPRGDREMTEVPHTRTPRTREERDTEHVHASTQDGAEELDSGHTRLPPQVPSRGEVKVATTTWVGPTFNRC